In the genome of Persephonella sp. KM09-Lau-8, one region contains:
- the nuoD gene encoding NADH dehydrogenase (quinone) subunit D produces the protein MRLWIDKEDLDLIKNKFPEVEIQEGENFTSITIDKKNLKNLLIFLKNGLSYKMFIDLFCIDFPLHKPRFQGVYILFNPEKKKRVAVKSWAEDDSLPTVTDLWKGAKWAEREAWDMFGVKFEGHENLVRMFLWEGYKYHPLRKDFPLRGIEDTYLPSLNLRPDEIPAHNYNPYHTAIPTLEDLERTEKARIEKKNQIVLNWGPLHPGTHGTIWFLFDMEGEYVRNCDIILGQLHRGVEKIAENLTYTQFIPYTDRMDYISALCSQVAYVNAVEKLLGVEPPEKAKWIRTMMCELQRINSHLLWLGTFALDLGALTIFLYAFREREKIMDIIEGISGIRLNSSYIRIGGVAKDLPEGALDVIEHFTNDFPEKLEEYETILTKNRVWLKRNVDVGIISEEDVYQYGLTGVVARSAGVPYDIRMIQPTDAYDRVDFEVPLGTVGDCYDRYLLRVEEMKQSNNIIKQCVKKLREMEDDAYIFTENPYVLPTLEEVFNSIESMVKDFTLRVYGEQAPEGEIYLSGENPRGELGFYINSKGEGKPYRLRIRSGAFYNLQIFTELIKGRTVADAVVLLGSLDPVVGETDR, from the coding sequence TTGCGTTTATGGATTGATAAAGAGGATTTAGATTTAATAAAAAATAAATTTCCAGAGGTTGAAATACAGGAAGGGGAAAACTTTACTTCAATCACCATAGATAAAAAAAACCTTAAAAACCTCTTAATCTTTCTCAAAAATGGACTTTCTTACAAAATGTTTATTGACCTTTTCTGTATCGATTTCCCACTTCATAAACCTCGTTTTCAGGGAGTTTATATTCTTTTTAATCCGGAAAAGAAAAAAAGAGTTGCTGTTAAATCCTGGGCTGAAGATGATTCTCTTCCTACCGTTACAGATTTATGGAAAGGTGCAAAGTGGGCTGAAAGAGAAGCCTGGGATATGTTTGGTGTTAAGTTTGAAGGTCATGAAAATCTGGTAAGAATGTTTTTATGGGAAGGGTATAAATATCATCCCCTTAGAAAAGATTTCCCATTAAGAGGAATTGAAGATACATATTTACCTTCCTTGAATCTCAGGCCTGATGAAATTCCTGCCCATAACTATAATCCATATCATACTGCCATCCCTACACTTGAGGATTTAGAAAGAACAGAAAAGGCAAGGATAGAAAAGAAAAATCAGATAGTTCTGAACTGGGGTCCCCTTCATCCAGGAACTCATGGAACAATATGGTTCCTGTTTGATATGGAAGGGGAATATGTTAGAAATTGCGATATTATTCTGGGGCAACTCCACAGAGGTGTTGAAAAAATAGCAGAAAATTTAACATATACCCAGTTTATCCCATACACAGACAGGATGGATTATATCTCTGCATTATGCTCACAGGTAGCTTATGTAAATGCAGTTGAAAAACTTCTTGGGGTTGAACCTCCTGAAAAGGCAAAATGGATAAGAACTATGATGTGCGAGCTTCAAAGAATAAACTCACACCTGCTCTGGCTTGGAACATTTGCTCTTGACCTTGGAGCCCTGACAATATTCCTTTATGCATTCAGAGAAAGAGAAAAAATAATGGATATTATAGAAGGAATTTCAGGTATAAGGCTGAACTCTTCGTATATAAGAATCGGAGGAGTTGCAAAGGATTTACCAGAAGGAGCTCTTGATGTTATTGAGCATTTTACAAATGATTTTCCAGAAAAATTAGAAGAGTATGAAACTATACTCACAAAAAATAGAGTTTGGCTAAAAAGAAACGTAGATGTTGGAATAATATCAGAAGAAGATGTTTATCAATACGGACTTACAGGTGTTGTTGCCCGTTCTGCTGGCGTTCCTTACGACATAAGGATGATTCAGCCTACAGATGCTTATGATAGAGTTGATTTTGAAGTTCCCCTTGGAACAGTTGGGGATTGCTATGATAGATATCTTCTCAGAGTGGAAGAGATGAAACAATCCAACAATATAATTAAGCAATGCGTTAAAAAATTAAGAGAAATGGAAGATGATGCTTATATCTTTACAGAAAATCCTTACGTTTTACCAACCCTTGAGGAAGTGTTTAATTCTATAGAATCAATGGTTAAAGATTTTACCCTTAGAGTTTATGGAGAGCAGGCTCCTGAAGGGGAGATTTATTTATCTGGTGAAAATCCCCGTGGAGAGCTGGGATTTTATATTAATAGCAAAGGGGAGGGTAAACCTTATAGACTTCGTATAAGGTCTGGAGCATTCTATAATCTCCAGATTTTCACAGAACTTATAAAAGGTAGAACTGTTGCAGATGCTGTTGTATTGCTTGGAAGCCTTGATCCTGTAGTGGGAGAAACTGACAGATAA
- a CDS encoding arsenic transporter, whose translation MHIALAVLIFLLSLIFILWQPKGLSIGWTATIGAILALLTGIVSVQDVWSITKIVWDATVAFVGIIFISLILDKIGFFEWAALHIIKKANGNGRKLFIYIILLGALIAAFFANDGAALILTPIVYSNIRYLKLEDRYILPFIIAGGFIADNTSLPLITSNLVNIITADFFYIGFIEYAFKMVVPNIFALLTTLVVLYLYFKKDIVQKYDLSLLKNPDEAIKDWFIFKITWLIGGFLIIGFVVSEIYHIPVSIIITIGAFVFGIATYRKKIVNMKTLVFKETPWQIIAFSIGMYVMIYGLRNVGLTLELAKFIENLHSLGNLYGIVGTGFISAGLSAFMNNLPSVMIVNLAIYDTGFKENTQHVLAYANIVGCDIGSKLTPIGSLSTLIWLHVLKQKGINISWRYYFKIGMIITPIFLIFTLLGLYLWNYLT comes from the coding sequence TTGCATATAGCGTTAGCTGTTCTAATATTTTTATTGTCTCTAATATTTATACTCTGGCAGCCTAAAGGTTTAAGTATCGGATGGACTGCAACAATTGGAGCTATCTTAGCTCTTTTAACTGGTATTGTATCTGTGCAAGATGTGTGGTCTATTACAAAAATTGTCTGGGATGCAACAGTTGCTTTTGTGGGAATTATTTTTATTTCTCTTATCCTTGATAAGATTGGATTTTTTGAGTGGGCAGCTCTTCATATTATAAAAAAGGCTAATGGAAATGGTCGTAAGCTATTTATTTATATAATCCTGCTTGGAGCATTAATTGCTGCATTTTTTGCAAATGACGGTGCAGCTTTAATTTTAACTCCTATTGTTTACTCAAACATAAGATATCTTAAATTGGAAGACAGATATATTCTTCCATTCATAATAGCAGGAGGTTTTATAGCTGATAACACCAGTTTACCTCTTATCACATCTAATCTTGTAAACATTATTACAGCTGATTTCTTCTATATAGGGTTTATTGAGTATGCTTTTAAAATGGTTGTTCCTAATATTTTTGCACTTCTTACCACTCTGGTTGTTTTATATTTGTATTTCAAAAAAGATATTGTTCAGAAATATGATTTATCTTTACTAAAAAATCCAGATGAGGCTATAAAAGACTGGTTTATTTTTAAGATTACCTGGTTAATCGGAGGATTTTTAATTATTGGTTTTGTAGTGTCTGAGATTTACCATATACCAGTTTCAATAATAATAACTATTGGTGCATTTGTCTTTGGAATTGCAACTTACAGAAAAAAAATAGTCAATATGAAAACCCTTGTTTTCAAAGAAACTCCATGGCAAATCATCGCTTTTTCAATAGGTATGTATGTAATGATTTATGGACTTAGGAATGTTGGTTTAACTTTGGAACTGGCAAAATTTATAGAAAATTTACATTCTCTTGGAAATTTATATGGAATAGTAGGAACAGGATTTATATCAGCTGGACTTTCTGCTTTTATGAATAATCTTCCTTCTGTGATGATTGTCAATCTCGCAATTTATGATACCGGATTTAAAGAAAATACCCAACATGTTCTTGCTTATGCGAATATTGTGGGATGTGATATAGGTTCTAAATTAACGCCCATAGGTTCCTTATCAACCCTTATCTGGTTACATGTATTAAAACAAAAAGGGATAAATATAAGTTGGAGATATTATTTCAAAATAGGGATGATTATTACGCCAATTTTTTTGATATTTACGTTATTGGGACTTTACCTGTGGAATTATTTAACTTAA
- the nuoK gene encoding NADH-quinone oxidoreductase subunit NuoK — MVPYEYYLALSALLMVLGLIGIAIRRNIIAMLLSTELMLNAVNIAFVAFDMKLADVSGQVFVFFILTIAAAEAAVGLGLIMAIYRLRKDVDTETLTELKN, encoded by the coding sequence ATGGTTCCTTATGAATATTATCTGGCTTTAAGTGCATTATTGATGGTTCTTGGATTGATTGGTATTGCAATTAGAAGAAATATAATTGCTATGCTCCTTTCAACAGAGCTTATGCTCAACGCTGTTAATATAGCCTTTGTTGCCTTTGATATGAAATTGGCAGATGTAAGTGGACAGGTATTTGTGTTTTTTATACTGACTATTGCTGCAGCCGAAGCAGCAGTTGGTCTTGGTTTGATTATGGCTATTTACAGACTCCGTAAAGATGTAGATACAGAAACACTAACAGAACTAAAAAATTAA
- a CDS encoding NADH-quinone oxidoreductase subunit B → MAIKHNNGIILTTVEEVLSWGRRNSLWPASVGLACCAIEMMHTAASRFDTDRLGIIFRGSPRQSDVLIVAGTVVNKVAPMLKLIYDQMPDPKWVISMGGCSSAGGPFPTYATLQGVDRIIPVDVYVPGCPPTPQALLWGIMELQKKIKAQKEGKLWKEIPVREVPTASQPVKEKSIFGF, encoded by the coding sequence ATGGCAATAAAACACAACAATGGAATAATACTGACAACAGTAGAAGAAGTTTTAAGCTGGGGAAGAAGAAATTCTTTATGGCCTGCTTCTGTAGGTCTTGCCTGCTGTGCGATTGAGATGATGCACACAGCAGCTTCAAGATTTGATACAGACAGGCTTGGAATTATATTCAGAGGTTCCCCAAGACAGTCAGATGTTCTTATAGTTGCTGGAACAGTTGTTAACAAAGTTGCCCCTATGCTTAAACTTATATATGACCAGATGCCAGACCCTAAATGGGTTATTTCAATGGGTGGTTGTTCATCGGCAGGTGGTCCATTCCCGACTTATGCAACACTTCAGGGTGTGGACAGAATAATACCTGTTGATGTTTATGTTCCAGGATGCCCTCCAACCCCACAGGCTTTATTATGGGGAATAATGGAACTACAGAAAAAGATAAAAGCCCAGAAAGAAGGAAAGCTCTGGAAAGAAATTCCTGTTAGAGAAGTTCCAACAGCTTCTCAACCTGTTAAAGAAAAATCTATATTTGGATTTTAA
- the nuoL gene encoding NADH-quinone oxidoreductase subunit L, translated as MEYLWIIPFSPLIAFIIIGLFGYKFLREPLAGIVAVIGVAISAVVSVIGFINVAQTGAYYDLKLFTWMPLGDYSISVSIFWDPLSALMTCVVTVISTFIFIFATGYMRGEPSYPRFFAYLSLFVFMMLMLTLSDNLVQLFFGWEGVGLASYLLIGFYHHKSSAADAAFESFITNRVGDWLFLTGTILAFVTFGTLDYLDIFNKLPEAGYWTITAIALLLFGGAVGKSAQLGLHIWLPNAMEGPTPVSALIHAATMVAAGVYMVARLMPIFAASDIALDVVLYVGAFSAFIAATMGLVQNDIKRIIAYSTMSQLGYMFAAEGLGLFNAGMFHLASHAVFKALLFLAAGSVLIGIHHILNVQKMGQLRKYMPITAITFLIGALALAGIPPFAGFFSKDPIIEGAYEINKFVWMLLWGGALLTAFYIFRLYFLAFEDGDRLDPHVKEHVHESPPTMTVPLIVLATGAVVLGFFKEFFDKFLRPSLDPASMSFLSEETKKLVENGLERAHHVHIAEDAWHFLVHSLTSPIGILALLTALAGIFAAWVVYQLRKIDAREVAKTFKPLYLLLYNRWYFDFVYYAIFVYGYHKFSKILWFIGDKVIIDGIVDGSAKVSLVTGDGLRLFQSGRIGGYITQMAIGILIFLGIFLLFM; from the coding sequence ATGGAGTACTTATGGATTATACCGTTTTCACCTCTGATTGCATTTATAATCATAGGTCTGTTTGGATATAAGTTTTTAAGAGAGCCTCTTGCGGGTATTGTTGCCGTAATTGGAGTTGCCATATCTGCTGTTGTTTCGGTAATAGGATTTATCAATGTGGCACAGACAGGTGCCTATTATGACCTCAAACTGTTCACCTGGATGCCTTTAGGAGATTACTCTATATCTGTAAGTATATTCTGGGATCCATTATCTGCATTAATGACCTGTGTTGTTACAGTGATATCAACATTTATTTTCATATTTGCAACTGGGTATATGAGGGGTGAGCCTTCTTATCCACGATTCTTTGCTTATCTCTCCTTATTCGTATTTATGATGCTTATGCTTACTCTTTCAGATAACCTTGTTCAGCTGTTTTTTGGATGGGAAGGTGTTGGTCTTGCATCTTATCTGCTGATTGGATTTTATCATCATAAAAGTTCCGCTGCTGATGCTGCATTTGAATCTTTTATAACAAACAGGGTTGGTGACTGGTTATTCCTTACAGGAACAATTCTTGCGTTTGTAACATTTGGAACACTTGATTATTTAGATATATTTAATAAACTTCCAGAAGCAGGATACTGGACAATAACTGCGATAGCACTTCTTCTGTTTGGTGGTGCAGTTGGTAAATCAGCTCAATTAGGACTCCATATATGGCTTCCAAACGCGATGGAAGGTCCAACTCCTGTTTCTGCATTAATCCACGCTGCTACAATGGTTGCAGCCGGTGTATATATGGTTGCCAGATTAATGCCAATATTTGCTGCTTCTGATATTGCTCTTGATGTTGTTCTCTACGTGGGAGCATTCTCAGCATTTATAGCAGCTACAATGGGACTTGTCCAAAACGATATCAAGAGAATTATTGCTTACTCTACAATGTCCCAGCTTGGATATATGTTTGCAGCAGAGGGTCTTGGATTGTTTAATGCGGGAATGTTCCATCTTGCGTCCCACGCTGTATTCAAAGCATTACTATTCCTTGCAGCAGGTTCGGTTTTAATAGGAATTCACCATATACTTAATGTTCAAAAAATGGGACAGCTTAGGAAGTATATGCCAATTACAGCTATAACTTTCCTTATTGGTGCACTTGCACTGGCAGGTATTCCTCCATTTGCAGGATTTTTCTCCAAAGACCCAATTATAGAAGGTGCTTATGAGATTAACAAATTTGTATGGATGTTATTGTGGGGTGGAGCATTACTTACAGCATTTTATATCTTCAGATTGTATTTCTTGGCCTTTGAGGATGGAGATAGACTTGACCCACATGTGAAAGAACACGTTCATGAGTCTCCACCAACAATGACCGTTCCACTTATTGTTCTGGCTACAGGAGCAGTTGTGTTAGGTTTCTTTAAGGAATTCTTTGATAAATTCCTTAGACCTTCTTTAGATCCTGCTTCTATGTCTTTCTTGTCAGAGGAAACCAAAAAGCTGGTTGAAAATGGTTTAGAGAGAGCACATCATGTTCATATAGCAGAAGACGCATGGCATTTCCTTGTTCATTCGTTAACATCTCCAATAGGAATTCTGGCTCTACTTACAGCACTGGCAGGAATATTTGCTGCATGGGTTGTTTATCAGCTTAGAAAAATCGATGCGAGAGAGGTTGCAAAAACATTCAAACCTCTTTATCTGCTTCTGTATAACAGATGGTATTTTGACTTTGTTTACTATGCGATATTCGTATACGGCTACCATAAATTTTCAAAAATCCTGTGGTTTATCGGTGATAAGGTAATAATTGATGGAATTGTTGATGGTTCCGCAAAAGTTTCCCTTGTTACAGGAGATGGTTTAAGACTCTTCCAGTCTGGAAGAATTGGTGGTTATATTACCCAGATGGCAATAGGAATACTAATATTCCTTGGAATATTCTTACTTTTTATGTAG
- the nuoH gene encoding NADH-quinone oxidoreductase subunit NuoH, giving the protein MEILGTVIGLTIKSLIFILAMFLGAAYLTLIERKFAGHVQQRPGPLHVGPHGVLQPIADALKVLTKEDIVPDSADKFLFYLASLMAFVPAIMILAVVPFGEPFTIFGIEIKPYITDLNIGLLLALAFGSISIYGVIFAGWASNSKYPMIGGLRKAAVLIGYEVALGFALAGPIMMAGSFSLKEIVEAQQNMWFIIPNILAFVVIIFCILAETGRTPFDVQEAEAELVGGYVTEYTGMKFGLFPLAEWYIATFVLSAITVILFFGGWNPLPFMGWLPIPAFVWFFVKLFLLFMFFLWVHWTLPRYRVDQITELAWKVMLPLALANIFIVAIWIIIFG; this is encoded by the coding sequence ATGGAGATACTCGGAACAGTTATTGGGCTAACAATAAAGTCGTTAATCTTCATACTGGCAATGTTCCTTGGGGCCGCTTACCTCACATTAATAGAAAGAAAATTTGCAGGACATGTTCAGCAAAGACCTGGACCTTTACATGTTGGACCCCATGGAGTTCTTCAGCCTATAGCTGATGCTCTAAAGGTTTTAACTAAGGAAGATATTGTTCCTGATAGTGCTGACAAATTCCTTTTCTATCTGGCATCTTTAATGGCTTTTGTCCCTGCAATCATGATTCTTGCTGTTGTTCCTTTTGGAGAGCCATTTACAATTTTTGGAATAGAAATAAAGCCTTATATAACAGACCTGAATATAGGTCTTTTACTTGCACTGGCATTTGGTAGTATTTCAATTTATGGTGTTATCTTTGCAGGTTGGGCGTCTAACTCTAAATATCCAATGATTGGAGGTTTAAGAAAAGCTGCTGTTTTAATAGGATATGAGGTTGCCCTTGGCTTTGCACTTGCAGGACCTATTATGATGGCAGGTTCCTTTTCTCTAAAAGAGATTGTAGAAGCCCAGCAAAATATGTGGTTTATAATTCCGAATATTCTTGCCTTTGTGGTAATTATCTTCTGTATTCTGGCTGAGACAGGTAGAACACCATTTGATGTTCAGGAAGCGGAAGCTGAGCTTGTTGGTGGTTATGTTACAGAATATACAGGAATGAAGTTCGGATTATTCCCACTGGCTGAATGGTATATTGCAACTTTTGTTCTCAGTGCAATTACGGTGATTCTTTTCTTTGGTGGATGGAATCCTCTCCCATTTATGGGATGGCTTCCAATTCCGGCATTTGTCTGGTTTTTTGTGAAATTATTCCTCTTATTTATGTTCTTCCTCTGGGTTCACTGGACACTTCCAAGATATAGAGTCGACCAGATTACAGAGCTTGCATGGAAAGTAATGCTTCCACTTGCCCTTGCAAACATATTTATCGTTGCAATCTGGATAATAATATTTGGCTAA
- a CDS encoding NADH-quinone oxidoreductase subunit I: protein MVKVKYVERPGLSNRERIFFLDFIKGMKITIKNFFRKTITTSYPFEKLTPPKRFRGTHAHRVKNGNEPPSFKVIEKFMDIKEGESRCVACYMCQQACPVPELFKIEAVQTPEGKKRVTRFDMNLLNCMYCGLCTEACPVDCLIMTDIYETAAYHRAGCVTHMEDMAQRAIDFDRRRYNEPDRIWIDDEQRSKLWGQIKWS from the coding sequence ATGGTAAAAGTAAAATACGTGGAGAGACCCGGGCTTTCAAATAGGGAGAGGATATTTTTCCTTGATTTTATAAAAGGTATGAAAATTACCATTAAGAATTTCTTTAGGAAAACTATAACAACTTCTTACCCATTTGAGAAGCTCACTCCACCAAAAAGATTTAGAGGAACACATGCCCACAGGGTAAAAAATGGAAATGAACCGCCTTCCTTCAAGGTAATTGAGAAGTTTATGGATATAAAAGAAGGGGAAAGCAGGTGTGTTGCATGTTATATGTGTCAGCAGGCCTGTCCTGTTCCTGAATTATTTAAGATAGAAGCTGTTCAGACACCTGAAGGTAAAAAAAGAGTTACAAGATTTGATATGAACTTGCTTAATTGTATGTATTGTGGTTTATGCACAGAAGCATGCCCTGTAGATTGTTTAATAATGACTGATATATATGAAACGGCTGCATATCATAGGGCCGGCTGTGTTACTCACATGGAAGATATGGCACAACGTGCCATTGATTTTGATAGAAGAAGATACAATGAGCCTGACAGAATCTGGATAGATGATGAACAAAGAAGTAAGTTATGGGGGCAGATTAAATGGAGTTAA
- a CDS encoding NADH-quinone oxidoreductase subunit J: MELTSVAFWTFSTLAVLSAMGVIFFRNIIYAVLSLISTLVMVSGLFFTMGAELIGALQILIYAVAIVVFYVLVISTVPEFKGKAFEPKYMLLSIPTGFLIFIELAFVSLYGAWKSNTGIFTPEVIQEVGNIKAVSTMLFTKYLFPFEVASLILLVAMIGAIIIGKKDHVLDEEAEG, from the coding sequence ATGGAGTTAACATCTGTTGCTTTCTGGACATTTTCAACACTGGCTGTGTTATCAGCAATGGGAGTGATATTTTTTAGGAATATTATTTATGCTGTTTTATCCCTTATATCAACTCTTGTGATGGTATCAGGTCTATTTTTTACAATGGGTGCTGAGCTTATAGGTGCCCTCCAGATACTGATTTATGCTGTTGCTATAGTTGTATTCTACGTTCTGGTTATTTCTACTGTTCCTGAATTCAAAGGCAAAGCCTTTGAACCAAAGTATATGCTACTTTCTATTCCTACAGGGTTTTTGATTTTTATTGAACTGGCATTTGTTTCTCTGTATGGTGCATGGAAGTCAAATACAGGTATTTTTACCCCTGAAGTGATACAGGAAGTAGGCAATATAAAAGCAGTATCAACAATGCTATTTACCAAATATCTATTCCCGTTTGAAGTTGCTTCTTTAATTCTGTTGGTGGCTATGATTGGTGCAATCATAATCGGTAAAAAAGACCATGTCTTAGATGAGGAGGCAGAAGGGTAA
- the ndhC gene encoding NADH-quinone oxidoreductase subunit A: MTGYLALVIFGISALIVGAALLLINRLIAPRVPDPMEGYTYECGVPLYDKTSHISLEQKYYLLGLLLVLFDLEAAFVLPWSVIFKEVAKINAGFIFTEMFIFLFILILGYVYAWKKGALKWQ; the protein is encoded by the coding sequence ATGACTGGTTATCTGGCTCTGGTGATATTTGGAATAAGTGCTCTGATAGTTGGTGCAGCACTGCTTTTGATAAACAGACTTATTGCTCCAAGAGTTCCTGACCCAATGGAAGGATATACCTATGAGTGTGGTGTTCCCCTTTATGATAAAACATCACATATATCCCTTGAACAGAAATATTATCTTCTTGGATTACTACTTGTTCTGTTTGACCTTGAGGCAGCATTTGTCCTGCCATGGAGTGTAATATTTAAAGAAGTAGCAAAGATCAACGCTGGATTTATTTTCACAGAAATGTTTATATTCTTATTTATTCTGATTCTTGGATATGTATATGCCTGGAAAAAAGGAGCGTTAAAATGGCAATAA